A stretch of DNA from Senegalia massiliensis:
CAATATAACCTAATGGACGATCCCAACTCCAAGCATCAGTCCCTACTAACATTACTCCTTGATTTATTAACCACAATGTTGCTTTCTTACCCATTCCCGCTCCTGAGGTTAAATATTCTATAGTGCCCCACTTAGAAGAAGCTCCTGTTTTAATTAAAACTACATCACCTTTTTTTAGATTATAATCTATATCTTTTAATTTTTCTTTTAAGTCATCTATAGTAACTAAATATCCATCTGGTTTATCTGACATATCTAAAACAACACCATATCCCATAAATCTATCTAAAGAAATTTCATCTATACATGTTGCTCTTTCTCCATTATTCATTGTAGGATGATAGTGTACTGGTGCATCTACATGAGTTCCCGAGTGCGTTCCTAGTGTTATTTTTTCAGTTTGCCAACCTAATCCATTTGGTAAGTCATCTTTTGATGCTCCAGGAAAAAACCCTAGCATTTCATCTACACTATCTTCATGCCTATTATATTTAATTTCTGGAATCATCATAGGTGGATCACTTGGTAATCCATCTTGTATTGTAATACTTAAATCTATTATTTTTTTATCTTTTATAAAGTTAATCACGTTATTCCTCCTACTTTAAACCCAATATTTTTCTAGCTTCATCTGGTGTAGCTACATCATTTCCAGCTTCTTTTATAATTCTAGCAGCTCTACAAACTAAATCTTCATTTGTAGCTAATACATTTTTTCCATAATATATATTATCTTCTAACCCTACTCTTACATGTCCTCCCATAGCTATTGTAGCAAGTAGTATAGGTAAATGACCTTTTCCAATTCCAAATGCTGACCATGTAGAATCTTTAGGTATTAAACTTTTTAAATATGTTAAATTCTCTACAGTTGCAGTAGTACCTCCTGCCGCTCCTAAAACAAATTGATAATGTAAAGGACTATTTAAAATTCCTTTTTTCACATAATACTGAGCATTATAAATCATACCTGCATCAAATACTTCAATTTCTGGTTTAACATTATTTTGTTGCATAGTCATTCCTAACTTTTCTAAGAACTCTGGAGTATTTAAAAATACAGTTTTATGTTGCCAATTCATAGAACCAGCATCAAAAGATGCCATCTCAGGTTTCAACCTTATTAAGTGTTCTTGTCTAGTTTCATCAGTTGCATTTAAATCTCCTGAGGTAGTTAAATTAATAATAATGTTGCATTTTTCTTTAATTAATTTAACTGTCTTCTCAAACCTATCTGCAGACATTGTTCCTTCACCTGCATCATTTCTCATATGAATATGAGCTATAGCAGCTCCAGCTTTATAACATTTATAAACATCTTCTGCTATTTCTTCTGGAGTATATGGAACGTTTTCATTTAGCTCTTTTCTAGTTACCGCTCCAGTTATGGCTGCAGTTATAATAGTTTTTTGATTACTCATTTTAACCCTCCTAAATTCTTTCAAGTACCATTGCTACTCCTTGTCCACCACCACAACAAAAAGAAATTAAACCTTTCTTATTGTTTCTTCTTTTAAGTTCATAAAGTAATTTTGTAGCAAGAATTGCTCCAGTCCCTGCTAAAGGATGTCCTAAAGCAATGGCACCACCATTCACATTTAATTTTTCTTTGTCTAATTTCATATCTTTAATACAAGCAATAGATTGAGAAGCAAAAGCTTCATTCATTTCTATCAAATCTATTTCATCTAAATTTAATCCATTATTTGTTACTAGTTTATTGATAGCTTTTGCAGCACCAATTCCCATAATATTAGGATCTACACCTACACTAGTAGACATTACATATTTTCCTAATATTTCTAAACCTAATGACTCAGCTAATTCTCTTTCCATTAGTATTAATGCCCCAGCGCCATCACTCATAGGAGAACTATTACCAGCTGTAACTAAACCATCTTTTATAAATGCAGGTTTCAATTTAGACATATCTTTCATGTTAATATTTTTTCTCAAAACTTCATCTTTTTTAACAATATTAACATTCCCTTTTCTATCAACTAATTTAACAGGTATTATCTGTTCATCAAAATAGCCTTTATCCCAAGCAATTGCTGCTTTTTTGTGTGATTTTATGGAGTACTCATCCATATTCTCTCTTGTTATATTGTATTCTTTTGCTAAATTCTCAGCTGTAACTCCCATGTTTGGATTACCTATATGAGGTGGCGAAAACATTAAATCTTTAACAAACTCAGGCGTAGGAAAAGTAAATCCTTTTTCCATCTTTCTAATTATATATGGTCTCCTTGAGTCAGATTCTACTCCACCTGCAACTATAACTTTAGCCACTCCTAATTGAATCTTCATAGCTGCAATTGCAATTGCATCAATTGAAGAACCACATTGTCTATCTATAGAAAATGCAGGAACTTCAATAGGTATATTGGAATTTAAAGAAATAACCCTAGCCATATTATTTGTATCGTAGGCCATAAGATTACTAAATATAACTTCATCTATTAGTTTAGTATCTAAATTAATTCTTTCTATATTCTCTTTCACTACTAAAGTACCTAACTCCACTGGATCTACAGATGATAACGCTCCTCCATAACGACCTACTGGTGTTCTTACTGCTGAAACTATAACTACTTCTTTCAATTTTAACCCTCCTTTCTTAACATCGTATATATGCAACCTCCGTGCCAATCACTACAACCCAGTATTAACGCCCATTAGAAGAATTCTTATCTTTTTTATTTAAATATTTAATTTGTTTTTGTTCAATTAATTTTACAACCTTATTTAAAACCAAAATAATTTTGACATATACACTTGCTTTTGATGAATATAAAATAAACTGTCCAAAAAAGTTTACGCAAACTTTTTTGGACAGTTTATTTTATATCAAACTTTATAATTTTATTATATAAAGTAGTTCTTGATACTCCTAAGAACTCTGCTGTTTTAGTTTTGTTATTATGATTCATATTCAAAGCACTTATTATAATATTTTTTTCTAATTCATTTTTAATTTCATCTATATTTTTATCTTGAATTAACATATTTGTTGTATTCAATTTTCCTTTAAAATTTCTTTTGTTTTTAAAATAACCTTCAAAATGTTCCCATTTTAATTCTTTACCATAACTTATATTCATAGCTCTTTCTATTACATTTTGTAATTCTCTTACATTACCAGGCCAATCATATTTTTTTAAATTAGTATAAATTTCAGGATCTACCTTTGTAATATTCATACTTAATTCAAAGTTTAAATTAGACAAAATATCATCAAAAATCAAATCAATATCTTCTAATCTTTTTCTTAATGGAGGTATGCTAATTTTAATAACATTTAATCTATAGAACAAATCTTCTCTAAATAATTTCTTCTTTACCAACTTTTCCAAAGATTTATTTGCAGCTACAACTACTCTAATATCTATACTGATACTATCTTTTCCACCAACTCTTTCTATTTCTTTCTCTTGCAACGCTCTAAGTAACTTAGGCTGCAAAGTCATATCCAGTAAATTTATTTCATCTAAGAATAAAGTTCCTTTATTTGCTAATTCAAACTTGCCTATATTACCACCTCTTTTTGCTCCAGTAAAGGATCCTTCTTCATACCCAAAAAATTCTGATTCTAAAAGTTCTTTAGGAATAGCAGCACAGTTAACTTTTATAAAATCTTCAGAACTTCTGTCGCTTAAATCATGAATAGAATGCGCTACTAACTCTTTTCCTGTTCCAGTTTCCCCTTCAATTAAAACAGTAGACTTAGTCCTAGCAGCTAAATATATTTGTCGTTTCATTTCTTCAATTTTATCACTTTTACCAATGATATTGTCTATGGTATATTTAGAACCTCTAACATTCCTAAGTTCATTTTTATAATATTTTAATTTACTGCTCATTTTATTAACTTGATCTGAAAATAATAAAGCTTCTTCCATCCCCATCATAATAACTTGAATAAAAACTGCAATTATTTTATTATTTTTAAATATAGGAGTATATTGACTAAAAGCTTTCATATTTCCATTATTTTTAAGAACAATAGGGTGTCCTTTTATAAATTTTCCTGTTTTTAGCACTTTGTCTGCCTTGCTATCTTTGATTATATCCCTAACAAACTTCCCTTTTACATATTCAAATTTATACCCTATCATATCTTCCCAAGATTTATTTACAAAAATGTATCTTCCATCAGCATCTGTTATAGCTACTCCTACTAATTGTTCTATTATTTGTTTATACATATCATAATTATTTTCCACAAAGAATCCCTCCTATTTTAAAGAATTTCTTAATTTAATATAACTCATATTAATTATAAAAAGTCATTATATAAATAAAAGTATATTATAGTTTTATATCTATTTTTTTAAAGCAGAACTTATTAATTTCTATTAATTAATAGTCATTTTAAAAAGAAAAAGTAAAAATTCTGAAAAATATATTTCTCAATTTCTTCTTAAATTAGACTATTCCATCTTTATGTGTTAATTAATTATATTTTATACTTTATACCTTTCATAATCAACTATACTAAAATAAAAATAGATGATACAGAAGTGTATCATCTATTTCAATATATTTTAGTTATCTTTTTCTATTAAATTTTCAGTTTCTAAATCATAAGTATATTCAACTTCATTATTGTCCTCAATTACTTCTATATCAAAAGCTAATATATTATTATCATATTCAAGACTCCATTCATTAACTCTTGAACCTTCTTTTGATTCATCTAAAGCTTTTTTAACTAAAGATTCTATTTTAGATAATTGATCTTTAGTTATTTCTCCCTGTTCATCATCTAAATCAATGATTTCTGTATCATCACTTATAATGTCTCCACTTACAGGATTGATTCTAACCTCATAATCATTTTCATCATCATAACCTTCTACCACATATTGATATTCTGTCATGTTTTTATCTAGAGAAATCTCCCTGATTTTTGAATCTGAATGAGATTCCATAAATTTGTCATATACATCCTCTGGAGTAAGTTCAATATCCTCATAGCTTACTTCATCATTATTATCTACATCATCACCATTTAAATCACCATCACCACATGCTGTAAGTGTCAATATAAACACTAAAAATAAAGATAGTAATATACGTTTTTTCATTATTTATAAACCTCCTTAAGAATATTATACCCAAGAAGGTTAGGATTAATTAGGCTGTAGAATTTACATTACAATCTGTTTCTATTATAAGAAGAAAATAAAAAAGGCATGGACTCAAGTCAATTAACATTTACATTACAATCTGTTTCTATTATAAGACAAAAGAAAGGTGATTAAATGACTAAAAAGTATTACATTTACATTACAATCTGTTTCTATTATAAGTAGGTTTTTGTGTTATTTTTGTATCGCCAATATTTATATTTACATTACAATCTGTTTCTATTATAAATCTCCCAGTTAGTTCCTGTTGCTAATTCAGCATCAGTATTTACATTACAATCTGTTTCTATTATAAGGGGATAGCATGAAACTAGAATACCCTTGCAGAGAATGATTTACATTACAATCTGTTTCTATTATAAGAGAGAAATAAGCAGAGAAATAGCACAAGAAATATCTATTTACATTACAATCTGTTTCTATTATAAGTATTTGCCATTGCTAAAGCGTAATTGTCAACTAAAATATTTACATTACAATCTGTTTCTATTATAAGACCAATTTAATAGTGATTACGGACAAGGATGGACTTTATTTACATTACAATCTGTTTCTATTATAAGCATACTGTTTTTAAAAAAACACCTGTTACCATTGACAATTTACATTACAATCTGTTTCTATTATAAGTGATTAAATATCTTTCAATTTTACTCATTCCCCTTAAATTTACATTACAATCTGTTTCTATTATAAGGGAACAAAAGTTAAACGTGGTGATGTTGTGGGAACAAATTTACATTACAATCTGTTTCTATTATAAGGGATTCTGATATAGAAGAAATGACATATATGGAAACTATTTACATTACAATCTGTTTCTATTATAAGACTCACATCAGACCCAGAACTAAAATATCTACAAAAATTTACATTACAATCTGTTTCTATTATAAGAAAATCCGGATTAGTTAAAGTCTCTTCTATAGTTTCATTTACATTACAATCTGTTTCTATTATAAGGTAAGCTTACAGGAGACTTTAGACACTACTAGTGCTTTATTTACATTACAATCTGTTTCTATTATAAGCCATGCCATCTGAATAAGTTAAAATAAGGTCTTAGTGCATTTACATTACAATCTGTTTCTATTATAAGAAGAAGTTGAGAAATCATGCAGTATTGAGAAGAAGATTTACATTACAATCTGTTTCTATTATAAGTAAAATATTCGTCTTTTAGTGATTACTTAAAAGATATTTACATTACAATCTGTTTCTATTATAAGTGTAAATTTTTAATATGTTCATCTAATTTCCTAATAAATTTACATTACAATCTGTTTCTATTATAAGTGAATTAAAATGTATTGTATTTTTTAAATCTGTTAAATTTACATTACAATCTGTTTCTATTATAAGTTTAATGAAGATTTATTTTAAGGAGGTGAAAAAAGAATTTACATTACAATCTGTTTCTATTATAAGATAGGCAACATTGTAATAAATTCTTTCTTCTTCGTCATTTACATTACAATCTGTTTCTATTATAAGTTCTAAAAATCTTAATGGTAACTTATTTCTAATTTCAATTTACATTACAATCTGTTTCTATTATAAGTAAAGACTTACTAGAGATACAGAGAATAAAAGATAGTATTTACATTACAATCTGTTTCTATTATAAGTAACAAGAGAAACAAAAATGCCAGCCGTATTATTAGAATTTACATTACAATCTGTTTCTATTATAAGCAGATAGCT
This window harbors:
- a CDS encoding cyclase family protein, yielding MINFIKDKKIIDLSITIQDGLPSDPPMMIPEIKYNRHEDSVDEMLGFFPGASKDDLPNGLGWQTEKITLGTHSGTHVDAPVHYHPTMNNGERATCIDEISLDRFMGYGVVLDMSDKPDGYLVTIDDLKEKLKDIDYNLKKGDVVLIKTGASSKWGTIEYLTSGAGMGKKATLWLINQGVMLVGTDAWSWDRPLGYIAEEFNETKDSSLIWEGHFAGIEKEYYHMEKLTNLEKLPSHGFFFMGLPIKIKDASAGWIRAIAFID
- a CDS encoding PepSY domain-containing protein, which translates into the protein MKKRILLSLFLVFILTLTACGDGDLNGDDVDNNDEVSYEDIELTPEDVYDKFMESHSDSKIREISLDKNMTEYQYVVEGYDDENDYEVRINPVSGDIISDDTEIIDLDDEQGEITKDQLSKIESLVKKALDESKEGSRVNEWSLEYDNNILAFDIEVIEDNNEVEYTYDLETENLIEKDN
- a CDS encoding thiolase family protein, with the translated sequence MKEVVIVSAVRTPVGRYGGALSSVDPVELGTLVVKENIERINLDTKLIDEVIFSNLMAYDTNNMARVISLNSNIPIEVPAFSIDRQCGSSIDAIAIAAMKIQLGVAKVIVAGGVESDSRRPYIIRKMEKGFTFPTPEFVKDLMFSPPHIGNPNMGVTAENLAKEYNITRENMDEYSIKSHKKAAIAWDKGYFDEQIIPVKLVDRKGNVNIVKKDEVLRKNINMKDMSKLKPAFIKDGLVTAGNSSPMSDGAGALILMERELAESLGLEILGKYVMSTSVGVDPNIMGIGAAKAINKLVTNNGLNLDEIDLIEMNEAFASQSIACIKDMKLDKEKLNVNGGAIALGHPLAGTGAILATKLLYELKRRNNKKGLISFCCGGGQGVAMVLERI
- a CDS encoding 3-keto-5-aminohexanoate cleavage protein, whose amino-acid sequence is MSNQKTIITAAITGAVTRKELNENVPYTPEEIAEDVYKCYKAGAAIAHIHMRNDAGEGTMSADRFEKTVKLIKEKCNIIINLTTSGDLNATDETRQEHLIRLKPEMASFDAGSMNWQHKTVFLNTPEFLEKLGMTMQQNNVKPEIEVFDAGMIYNAQYYVKKGILNSPLHYQFVLGAAGGTTATVENLTYLKSLIPKDSTWSAFGIGKGHLPILLATIAMGGHVRVGLEDNIYYGKNVLATNEDLVCRAARIIKEAGNDVATPDEARKILGLK
- a CDS encoding sigma 54-interacting transcriptional regulator, with product MENNYDMYKQIIEQLVGVAITDADGRYIFVNKSWEDMIGYKFEYVKGKFVRDIIKDSKADKVLKTGKFIKGHPIVLKNNGNMKAFSQYTPIFKNNKIIAVFIQVIMMGMEEALLFSDQVNKMSSKLKYYKNELRNVRGSKYTIDNIIGKSDKIEEMKRQIYLAARTKSTVLIEGETGTGKELVAHSIHDLSDRSSEDFIKVNCAAIPKELLESEFFGYEEGSFTGAKRGGNIGKFELANKGTLFLDEINLLDMTLQPKLLRALQEKEIERVGGKDSISIDIRVVVAANKSLEKLVKKKLFREDLFYRLNVIKISIPPLRKRLEDIDLIFDDILSNLNFELSMNITKVDPEIYTNLKKYDWPGNVRELQNVIERAMNISYGKELKWEHFEGYFKNKRNFKGKLNTTNMLIQDKNIDEIKNELEKNIIISALNMNHNNKTKTAEFLGVSRTTLYNKIIKFDIK